From Pandoraea norimbergensis, the proteins below share one genomic window:
- the wrbA gene encoding NAD(P)H:quinone oxidoreductase — protein sequence MANAKILVVFYSMYGHIYTMAEAVVEGARSVAGADVTLMQVPELVPDEVLEKSGAKAARAAFAHVPVARVEQLADYDAIIFGTPTRFGNMTAQMRNFLDQTGGLWAKGALVGKVGSVFASTGTQHGGQETTITSFHTTLLHQGMVIVGVPYTEPGLTNMQEITGGTPYGATTLAGADGSRHPSANELKIAKTQGRHVTEIASALKHGRTL from the coding sequence CCAAGATCCTGGTGGTGTTCTACAGCATGTACGGGCACATCTACACGATGGCTGAAGCCGTCGTCGAAGGTGCACGCAGCGTCGCCGGCGCTGACGTAACACTGATGCAAGTGCCCGAACTGGTTCCCGACGAAGTTCTCGAAAAAAGCGGTGCGAAGGCGGCACGCGCCGCGTTCGCGCATGTGCCGGTCGCGCGCGTCGAACAACTGGCCGATTACGACGCGATCATCTTCGGCACGCCCACGCGCTTCGGCAACATGACCGCGCAGATGCGCAACTTCCTCGACCAGACCGGCGGTCTCTGGGCCAAGGGCGCGCTGGTCGGCAAAGTCGGCAGCGTGTTCGCCAGCACCGGCACGCAGCACGGCGGGCAGGAAACGACGATCACCAGCTTTCACACCACGTTGCTGCATCAGGGCATGGTGATCGTTGGCGTGCCCTATACCGAACCGGGCCTGACCAATATGCAGGAAATCACCGGCGGCACGCCCTACGGCGCCACAACGCTCGCAGGCGCCGACGGCTCGCGCCATCCCAGCGCGAACGAGTTGAAGATCGCGAAAACGCAAGGCCGTCATGTGACGGAAATCGCGTCGGCACTCAAACACGGTCGCACGCTGTAA
- a CDS encoding OXA-62 family carbapenem-hydrolyzing class D beta-lactamase OXA-157: protein MMMLSRWRRSAVVLRIAAALLSPLAVAIPAHADAIANAANAVAPKIVERADWGKYFDAEGAKGTIIVLDGRTGGYQAYDSTRANQRMSPASTYKIFNSLLALESGALDNEREIIPWDGKPRSMKRWNAAMNLRDAFRVSCLPCYQVVSRKIARTYAQGKLDAVGYGNHTIGSAADAYWVDNSLQISAREQVVFLQRLARGQLPFSARTQDIVRQISIAEANMDYVLHGKTGWYVDGKHDIGWWVGWIERDGNITTVALNMDMRSDADAPKRARIARAVLKDLKLI, encoded by the coding sequence ATGATGATGCTTTCTCGCTGGCGTCGTAGCGCCGTTGTGCTGCGAATCGCCGCTGCACTGTTATCCCCGTTGGCGGTTGCGATACCGGCGCATGCGGACGCTATTGCCAATGCCGCTAATGCCGTAGCGCCGAAAATCGTGGAGCGGGCCGACTGGGGCAAGTACTTCGACGCCGAAGGCGCGAAGGGCACGATCATCGTGCTCGACGGCCGCACCGGGGGCTATCAGGCCTATGACAGCACTCGCGCGAATCAGCGCATGTCGCCAGCTTCAACGTACAAGATATTCAACAGTTTGCTGGCGCTGGAGTCTGGCGCACTCGACAACGAGCGCGAAATCATTCCTTGGGATGGCAAGCCACGTAGCATGAAGCGCTGGAACGCAGCAATGAATCTGCGCGATGCGTTCCGGGTGTCGTGTCTGCCGTGCTATCAGGTTGTGTCGCGCAAGATTGCGCGGACCTATGCGCAGGGCAAGCTCGATGCGGTGGGCTATGGCAATCACACCATCGGGTCCGCAGCGGATGCGTATTGGGTCGACAACAGCCTGCAAATTTCAGCGCGTGAGCAGGTGGTGTTTCTGCAACGGCTGGCGCGCGGGCAGTTGCCGTTCTCGGCGCGCACGCAGGACATCGTGCGGCAGATTTCGATTGCCGAAGCGAACATGGACTACGTCCTGCACGGCAAGACCGGCTGGTATGTCGATGGCAAGCACGACATTGGCTGGTGGGTCGGTTGGATCGAACGGGACGGCAATATCACCACGGTTGCGCTGAACATGGACATGCGCAGCGACGCCGACGCGCCCAAGCGTGCCCGGATTGCCCGTGCGGTGTTGAAGGATCTGAAGTTGATCTGA